The following are encoded in a window of Scleropages formosus chromosome 7, fSclFor1.1, whole genome shotgun sequence genomic DNA:
- the znf276 gene encoding zinc finger protein 276 — protein MRRDRRVRLTAVSPPPSHGQPGGGSRRAGRRGRPRTSAGGGKNVTVSESGERGERSARAGAAGQIDTFTGPPAIGADGDASENGSHPSGSGRLTTAFCRLCHGRFSPRSLRSAFGGPHEEPAERAGEKGAKPPLFCADFQRLVGVPVSQDPLLSRFVCKSCHEQFYRCHGILLDFLHRVNLSPSACEAPGDWANSLWSPSTEDGSPSASLITSSPQCLHNLVSWAHHHAGACSSCPGLQKVLEGNYRGMVKAVWGCVDGHSYVVEAHVHPGPGLSEPTAMVRPERDELSWRSGAPKPGVVLTGTEPPLAPPSPAAAPPTQSPSLNSTTTANATDTTEGTVQRGETVTPMAAEPLDGVGDSDLSDRDFSSEEDEDRRKSGSSDELFEPYPGKRGIISSKKTSREPEGALEPKVRKKPGPKPGWKKKIKSEREELPNIYKCPHQGCTAVYRGADGMKKHIKEHHEEVRERPCPHPGCNKVFMIDRYLQRHVKLIHTEVRNYICDQCGQTFKQRKHLSVHQMRHSGAKPLQCEVCGFQCRQRASLKYHMTKHKAEAELEFACELCGKRFEKAHNLNVHMSMVHPLTQGGSGPDPGPQGTVGSRPQGQQPASS, from the exons ATGAGAAGGGATAGGCGCGTACGGCTCACTGCTGTGTCTCCGCCGCCCTCACACGGCCAGCCGGGCGGCGGCAGCAGGCGAGCCGGCCGGCGGGGGAGACCGAGAACGAGCGCCGGAGGAGGAAAGAATGTGACTGTGAGTGAATCGGGGGAGCGCGGCGAGAGGAGCGCCAGGGCTGGAGCCGCAGGACAGATCGACACCTTCACCGGGCCGCCGGCCATTGGTGCGGATGGTGACGCTTCGGAGAACGGGTCTCATCCCTCGG GCTCCGGGCGCCTCACCACCGCCTTCTGTCGTCTGTGTCACGGCCGCTTCTCTCCGCGGAGCCTGAGGAGCGCGTTCGGCGGGCCGCACGAGGAGCCGGCGGAGCGCGCGGGCGAAAAGGGCGCGAAGCCGCCGCTCTTCTGCGCGGACTTCCAGCGCCTCGTGGGCGTTCCCGTGAGCCAGGACCCGCTGCTCTCGCGCTTCGTGTGCAAGAGCTGCCACGAGCAGTTCTACAGGTGCCACGGCATCCTGCTGGACTTCCTGCACAGGGTCAATCTGTCTCCGTCCGCGTGCGAGGCCCCCGGGGACTG GGCCAACTCTTTGTGGTCGCCGTCAACAGAGGATGGGTCCCCCTCCG CATCCTTGATCACCTCTTCGCCGCAGTGTCTCCACAATCTCGTGTCTTGGGCTCACCACCATGCAGGAGCGTGCAGCTCCTGCCCTGGCTTGCAGAAGGTGCTGGAGGGCAACTACCGGGGCATGGTGAAAGCTGTGTGGGGCTGTGTAGATGGACACAGTTATGTGGTTGAGGCACATGTGCATCCTGGGCCTGGACTGAGTGAACCTACCGCAATGGTCCGGCCAGAGAGAGACGAATTGTCCTGGAGGAGTGGAGCCCCCAAGCCCGGAGTGGTCCTTACAGGCACTGAGCCACCTTTGGCCCCACCAAGCccagctgcagctcctccaaCCCAGAGCCCTTCCCTGAATTCCACGACAACAGCCAATGCTACAGACACCACAGAGG GCACGGTGCAACGTGGAGAGACTGTTACACCTATGGCAGCTGAGCCTCTGGATGGCGTGGGGGATAGTGACCTTTCTGATAG GGACTTTTCCAGCGAGGAAGACGAGGACAGAAGGAAAAGTGGGTCATCAGATGAGCTGTTTGAGCCATACCCAGGAAAGcg TGGAATCATCTCATCAAAGAAAACGAGCCGGGAGCCTGAGGGGGCTTTGGAGCCCAAAGTGAGGAAGAAACCAGGCCCCAAGCCAGGCtggaagaagaaaataaagtcTGAGAG AGAGGAGCTTCCCAATATCTACAAGTGCCCTCACCAGGGCTGTACAGCTGTGTACCGTGGTGCAGATGGCATGAAG AAGCACATCAAGGAGCACCATGAGGAGGTCCGGGAGCGGCCCTGTCCCCATCCTGGCTGCAACAAGGTCTTCATGATTGACCGTTACCTTCAACGCCACGTCAAGCTTATTCACACAG agGTGAGGAACTACATCTGTGACCAGTGTGGACAGACCTTCAAGCAGAGGAAGCACCTCTCAGTCCACCAGATGCGTCATTCAGGGGCAAAACCGCTACA GTGCGAAGTGTGTGGTTTCCAGTGTCGCCAGCGCGCCTCTCTGAAGTACCACATGACCAAACACAAGGCGGAGGCAGAGCTGGAGTTTGCCTGTGAGCTTTGCGGGAAGCGTTTTGAAAAGGCACACAACCTCAACGTCCACATGTCCATGGTGCACCCACTGACGCAAGGAGGCAGCGGGCCTGACCCTGGCCCTCAGGGCACAGTGGGGAGCCGCCCACAGGGGCAACAACCTGCTTCCAGCTGA